A genomic segment from Lutzomyia longipalpis isolate SR_M1_2022 chromosome 3, ASM2433408v1 encodes:
- the LOC129792295 gene encoding odorant receptor 9a-like — protein sequence MSDENVTIMEKALDVLIIQGFFQTLLKNFGGTPFRKNFEALVDWLEELHVGKYENRSVQEIFDDELTKALKYCKIFTWACLALCSLSTITFLIKFVLNDTIVILIPYLEPSINMIFYQILQFVCFLILTGWIITSDLSIVFIEFYVISFMKSINRMITSLSDLSQEKKKYSHNLLQILEKHVEMLRILRTFNEAVKLISLVQLFMSILLLLSIFLSIQANNEEIGMYITFASITLTLAMLCVFGQMIQTQTMDIFDNLYQTNWYDFTLYDQTILLLMMTNSCKAIGLKAAGMYDVNLTSFVEILKISFSYSVIVLTFAGK from the exons ATGAGTGATGAAAATGTAACAATTATGGAAAAAGCTCTCGATGTTCTGATAATTCAGGGATTTTTTCAAActcttcttaaaaatttcgGAGGGACCCCTTTTCGGAAGAATTTTGAAGCTCTCGTGGATTGGCTTGAAGAGCTGCACGTTGGTAAATATGAAAATCGAAGTgtccaagaaatctttgatgATGAATTGACTAAAGCTCTAAAGTACTGCAAAATCTTTACATG gGCTTGTTTGGCACTGTGCTCCTTAAGTACTATCacgtttttaataaaattcgtCCTTAACGATACCATCGTAATATTGATTCCGTATTTGGAGCCCAGCATCAATATGATCTTCTACCAAATTCTCCAGTTTGTTTGCTTCTTAATTCTAACTGGTTGGATAATAACGTCAGACCTTTCAATCGTCTTCATAGAATTCTACgttatttcttttatgaagAGTATCAACAGAATGATTACAAGTTTATCAGATCTAAGtcaggagaagaagaaatattcaCACAACTTACTACAAATACTAGAAAAACACGTTGAAATGTTGAGGATTCTCAGAACCTTCAATGAGGCCGTTAAGTTAATATCTTTGGTTCAGTTGTTTATGAGTATTCTTCTGCTCCTCTCTATTTTCTTATCTATTCAAGCAAATAACGAAGAGATCGGCATGTATATAACATTCGCAAGTATCACGCTAACATTGGCAATGCTCTGTGTCTTTGGTCAGATGATCCAAACCCAGACAATGGATATTTTTGATAATCTCTACCAAACAAACTGGTACGACTTCACACTGTACGATCAGACAATTCTTCTTCTCATGATGACCAACTCTTGCAAAGCAATTGGACTGAAGGCAGCGGGCATGTACGACGTTAACTTGACGTCATTTGTTGAA atattgaaaatatccttttccTATTCAGTCATAGTTCTAACCTTCGCTGGAAAGTGA